The proteins below are encoded in one region of Leishmania mexicana MHOM/GT/2001/U1103 complete genome, chromosome 5:
- a CDS encoding putative ATPase, translating to MFRRASVLLSLRPSEAYRQLVLRGDLSNDQNQISALPVFDRLYDDLVKYTKESKRIAVPKRQVELRPPNRLGIIPSFFLRREQEKKVEQALSDDNKAVYHPLSHVKGLYVWGGVGCGKTMLMDLLYDNAPPEIRKRRLHFHQFMLDMQKTSNSIRYKSKEEMQDPANRTNMVRYNTSDNRRRTPDAEINLFDEVAQRMISDVELLCFDEVAVSDVAHAMILKRLFHSFYKIGLVVIFTSNRPLEDLYKDGLNRGGFIPFIDLVKKQCIIHHMKSNVDHRLLGHQADTYLTPMNSENTSKFEKLFLEMCKAMPATERKLEVFGRDVIVPRACGGVCYFHFFELCGGEKSTADYEVIARTFHTIFINGVPQFPYENSDVKSRFLLLIDTLYGHRCKVMIHAAVEPPQLQAPKGEGAGRIEGGAQRFDQLSEFERESGNKLVDADDSAFQMDRCVSRLFEMRTKEYLEIPHEPQDVDLSTR from the coding sequence ATGTTTCGGCGAGCTTCtgttctcctctccctccgaCCTTCCGAGGCCTACCGGCAGCTTGTCTTGCGGGGCGACCTCTCAAACGATCAAAATCAAATTAGTGCTCTGCCTGTGTTTGACCGTCTTTACGATGATTTGGTGAAGTACACGAAGGAGAGTAAGCGCATCGCTGTTCCGAAGCGGCAAGTGGAGCTTCGCCCTCCCAATCGTCTAGGAATTATCccatctttttttcttcgccgTGAGCAGGAGAAAAAGGTGGAGCAAGCCCTTAGCGATGATAACAAGGCGGTGTACCATCCCCTGTCGCACGTGAAGGGGCTGTatgtgtggggtggggtgggatgCGGCAAAACCATGCTCATGGACCTGCTGTACGATAATGCGCCTCCCGAGATCCGCAAACGGCGCCTTCACTTTCACCAGTTCATGCTGGATATGCAGAAGACGTCAAATTCGATCCGCTACAAGTCGAAGGAAGAGATGCAGGATCCTGCAAACCGGACAAACATGGTGCGCTACAACACCAGTGACAATCGCCGTCGAACCCCGGATGCCGAGATCAATCTGTTcgacgaggtggcgcagcggatgATCAGCGATGTTGAGCTTCTTTGCTTCGACGAGGTGGCCGTCTCTGATGTGGCACACGCCATGATTCTCAAGCGTCTCTTCCATTCATTCTACAAGATCGGACTTGTTGTCATCTTCACTTCAAACCGCCCCCTTGAGGACTTGTACAAGGATGGCCTGAACCGTGGTGGGTTCATTCCTTTCATCGATCTGGTGAAGAAGCAGTGCATCATTCATCACATGAAGAGCAACGTCGACCATCGGTTACTCGGCCACCAGGCGGACACCTACCTCACTCCAATGAACAGTGAGAACACCTCCAAGTTCGAAAAGCTGTTTCTTGAGATGTGCAAGGCGATGCCTGCGACGGAGCGGAAGCTTGAGGTGTTTGGGCGCGACGTCATTGTGCCGCGGGCATGTGGAGGTGTGTGCTACTTCCACTTCTTTGAGCTCTGCGGCGGTGAAAAGTCTACGGCAGACTACGAGGTAATTGCCAGGACGTTTCACACAATCTTCATCAATGGTGTGCCCCAGTTTCCGTACGAGAACAGCGATGTGAAGAGCCGGTTTCTACTGCTCATCGATACGCTGTACGGGCATAGGTGCAAGGTAATGATTCACGCTGCGGTTGaaccgccgcagctgcaagCTCCGAAAGGAGAGGGCGCGGGCAGAATAGAAGGCGGTGCTCAACGGTTCGATCAGCTTTCCGAGTTCGAGCGCGAAAGTGGTAATAAGTTAGTGGATGCGGATGATAGCGCGTTCCAAATGGACCGGTGTGTGTCGCGTCTGTTCGAGATGCGCACAAAGGAGTACCTTGAGATCCCTCATGAGCCACAGGATGTGGATTTATCCACGCGATGA